A genomic window from Scatophagus argus isolate fScaArg1 chromosome 17, fScaArg1.pri, whole genome shotgun sequence includes:
- the tnfa gene encoding tumor necrosis factor a (TNF superfamily, member 2) — protein sequence MEGDCKVLLDTTVDTEARKETTQSVKLSSKLSTTLLMFTLCLAAAAATGVLVFNRHTKDRGQNEDNIDLHHTLRQISNVRAAIHLQGKYNPDIKNSVEWRNHVDQSHSQGGLELDNNEIVIPRNGLYFIYSQASFRVVCGSSDADDIISKPMVHLSHTVKRWSTTYGNDDTKESYETILHSVRTACQKTANSSPVQEGSWFSAVYMGAVFNLSKGDRLKTEMEEKMLSNLEDEQGKTFFGVFAL from the exons ATGGAAGGTGATTGCAAGGTTCTGCTTGACACTACTGTTGACACAGAAGCCaggaaagaaacaacacagagtGTCAAACTCAGCTCAAAGCTCAGCACTACCCTGCTGATGTTCACACTCtgccttgctgctgctgctgctaccgGTGTCCTTGTCTTCAACAGGCATACCAAG GACCGAGGACAAAATGAAGACAATATAG ATCTTCATCACACATTGAGGCAAATTTCAAATGTAAGAGCAGCCATTCATTTACAAG GAAAATACAACCCTGACATCAAGAACTCAGTGGAATGGAGGAATCATGTGGACCAGTCCCACTCACAAGGAGGGCTGGAACTCGACAACAATGAAATTGTGATTCCTCGAAATGGTCTCTACTTTATTTACAGTCAAGCATCATTCCGTGTTGTGTGTGGAAGCAGTgatgctgatgacatcatttcaaAGCCTATGGTCCACTTGAGCCACACTGTGAAGCGCTGGTCCACCACCTATGGGAATGATGACACCAAGGAGTCATACGAGACCATCCTGCATTCTGTCCGCACAGCTTGCCAAAAAACAGCTAACAGCAGTCCAGTTCAGGAGGGCAGCTGGTTCTCTGCTGTGTACATGGGAGCTGTGTTCAACCTGAGCAAGGGGGACAGACTgaagacagagatggaagagAAGATGTTGTCCAATTTGGAGGACGAGCAAGGGAAGACTTTCTTTGGTGTGTTTGCCTTGTGA